A window of the Apostichopus japonicus isolate 1M-3 chromosome 8, ASM3797524v1, whole genome shotgun sequence genome harbors these coding sequences:
- the LOC139970665 gene encoding xanthine dehydrogenase/oxidase-like isoform X2 has translation MEADGGSKYCVFYFFCNGKKISDPEVDPSKTLSSYLRLNLDLKGTKVACQEGGCGACTVMVSSVNVTTGNILHTAVNSCLTPICSVYGMAITTIEGIGSVKKLHPVQERIAKAHGSQCGFCTPGFVMSMYTLLRNNPEPTMEEIETAIEGNLCRCTGYRPIIEGFRTFTKGNCDQRCTVGRCCQDNLLDSRQDGIKLTSTLFRPQEFIPYDPTQDIIFPPELMINQKEQQTSDECLIFTSRRVKWLRPLTLKSLLQAKERHPSAKLVIGNTDVGVEVKYSDKFYPIVIHAKHIPEMNQLKSVSDGIFIGSAITVTKLTKFIDEQMSCLNDSKATVLQAIKEMLSWFAGMQIRNVASVGGNIMSASPVSDLTTLFMASGATLHVASIKGSRTLALDDKFLIGQRKTAVRPNEVLIGVQVPFTKKNEFFYSFKQSRRKEDPVAVVKAGMMVAFKENTNVVSAIRVAFAGVAETVKLAERTMSELVGKAWTDDLLTLANKKLLEDYPLTPEAAGGMTKYRHSLVLGFFFKFYLRVLMSLNNTKIMSEIQPIPETWHSAVDGLSKRSYKSTQLFQEVPSSQSNMDPVGRPIVTISSIQQATGEARYLDDIPEVKGTLYLALVQSRSPHGIIRSIDFEAALSVEGVVDVVTAKDVPGRNTFGILSEDEELFATEKVHCIGQTVAGVLAKDEDTARRAAKLVKVEYENLEPVFTIKEAIAKGNILGEPVIITSGDPDNGLEMSDHVIEGEIAVGAQEHFYMETQRCMVIPQGEHDEIEVILSTQCLSPVQAAIVSALGIPSNRIVCKSKRVGGAFGGKAYRSTPYATVTAVAAVKVGSPVRLILDRHEDMISSGTRHPYLVKYKVGFTDHGRLTAVDVTYYANIGFVLDISQSVMVTSLLKFENAYKIPNVRVTGIFCRTNIPSCTAFRAFGAPQAMIATETWMNDIARICGISPEKVRELNFYKEGDATHHSQVLHGVTLSRCWEQCLTQSNLATRRISVDNFNKDNRWKKRGLAIVPVKYGIAYIGLVKFMNQGGACVHIYKDGAVLLSHGGIEIGQGMYTKMHQVASRTLGIPMDKFHTIDTATDKVPNTSGTAASTGTDLNGMAVKNACLKIMDRLKPIVDKNPSGTWEDWISEAYHSRISLSATGFWRTPDLGYDLQTNQGNNFNYFCYGAAASEVEIDCLTGDHVTLRTDIVMDVGDSLNPAIDVGQIEGAFMQGYGLFLLEDYRINSAGQLLTIGPSAYKIPTVRNTPVEFNVSLLHNAANPRSVYSSKGVGEPPLFLASSVYFAVKEAISSARLDAHLPVEFRLDSPAIPERIRLACQDSILGELPEEETSSPFFLRP, from the exons ATGGAGGCTGATGGAGGTAGCAAATATTGTGTCTTTTACTTCTTCTGTAATGGCAAAAAG atttCAGATCCAGAAGTTGATCCATCGAAGACTCTCTCATCTTATCTTCGGTTGAATT TGGATCTAAAAGGAACAAAAGTAGCCTGCCAGGAAGGAGGATGTGGTGCCTGCACAGTGATGGTATCCTCGGTCAACGTGACGACTGGCAACATTCT ACATACAGCAGTAAATTCTTGTCTTACGCCTATTTGCAGTGTCTATGGCATGGCTATTACTACAATAGAAGGAATTGGGAGCGTCAAGAAGCTTCATCCCGTACAG GAGAGGATAGCTAAAGCCCATGGATCCCAGTGTGGGTTTTGCACCCCTGGATTTGTCATGTCTATGTACACCTTGCTTCGCAACAACCCAGAGCCCACAATGGAGGAAATCGAGACAGCCATAGAGGGCAACCTCTGTCGATGCACAGGGTATCGACCAATCATAGAAGGCTTCCGGACGTTTACAAAG GGAAACTGCGATCAGAGATGTACTGTGGGAAGGTGCTGCCAGGACAATTTGTTGGATAGTCGACAAGACGGTATCAAG CTGACGTCGACTTTGTTCAGACCACAGGAGTTTATTCCGTACGATCCTACACAAGACATTATATTCCCGCCAGAACTCATG ATAAACCAAAAAGAACAACAAACAAGTGATGAATGTCTTATCTTTACATCAAGGAGGGTCAAATGGCTCCGGCCTTTGACCCTCAAATCTTTACTGCAAGCAAAAGAGAGACATCCTTCGGCAAAGTTGGTGATTGGAAATACAGATGTTG GTGTGGAGGTAAAATATTCGGATAAATTTTATCCGATCGTCATCCACGCAAAGCACATCCCCGAGATGAATCAGCTGAAATCTGTGTCAGATGGAATCTTCATCGGATCTGCGATCACCGTCACGAAGCTCACCAAGTTCATCGACGAACAAATGTCGTGCTTGAATG ATTCCAAGGCTACAGTCCTGCAGGCTATCAAGGAGATGTTGAGTTGGTTTGCTGGTATGCAAATTCGCAATGTGGCT TCTGTTGGTGGTAACATCATGTCAGCCAGTCCCGTGTCTGACCTCACCACACTCTTCATGGCATCGGGAGCCACTTTGCATGTCGCTTCCATCAAAG GAAGCCGAACTTTAGCGTTGGATGACAAATTTCTTATCGGACAGAGGAAGACAGCTGTTCGTCCAAATGAAGTCTTGATCGGAGTTCAGGTTCCTTTTACAAAGAAG AATGAATTTTTCTACAGTTTCAAGCAATCGAGAAGGAAGGAAGATCCCGTAGCAGTCGTCAAGGCAGGTATGATGGTGGCTTTCAAAGAGAATACCAACGTCGTATCGGCAATAAGAGTCGCCTTCGCTGGCGTGGCAGAGACCGTCAAGCTGGCTGAAAGGACTATGTCAGAGTTAGTAGGAAA AGCCTGGACTGATGATCTGTTGACATTGGCTAATAAGAAACTCTTAGAAGATTACCCTTTGACCCCCGAAGCTGCTGGTGGCATGACAAAATACAGACACTCATTGGTCCTTGgattcttcttcaaattttatTTGCGGGTTTTGATGAGTCTGAACAATACGAAG ATTATGTCCGAAATACAGCCAATTCCTGAAACATGGCACTCTGCTGTTGATGGCTTATCCAAACGTTCTTACAAGAGCACACAACTCTTTCAG GAGGTGCCATCCTCTCAAAGTAATATGGATCCTGTTGGGAGACCTATAGTGACCATTTCATCTATTCAACAAGCTACAGGAGAGGCTAGATATTTGGATGATATTCCTGAAGTTAAAG GTACCTTGTATTTAGCTCTGGTTCAAAGCAGGTCTCCTCATGGAATCATCAG GTCAATAGATTTTGAGGCTGCCCTCTCTGTGGAAGGCGTGGTCGATGTGGTTACAGCTAAGGACGTCCCCGGAAGGAATACCTTTGGTATATTATCAGAGGACGAAGAACTGTTTGCCACAGAAAAG GTTCATTGCATTGGTCAGACTGTAGCAGGAGTTCTTGCCAAAGATGAAGATACAGCTAGGAGAGCTGCTAAACTAGTTAAGGTGGAGTACGAGAACCTAGAACCAGTCTTCACTATCAAG GAAGCCATTGCAAAAGGCAATATTTTGGGTGAACCTGTCATCATTACGAGTGGCGACCCTGATAACGGTCTCGAGATGTCCGATCACGTGATCGAAGGAGAGATTGCGGTCGGTGCTCAAGAGCATTTTTACATGGAGACACAAAGATGTATGGTGATACCTCAAGGAGAGCATGATGAAATTGAGGTCATCTTATCGACGCAATGTCTATCTCCGGTGCAG GCCGCCATAGTTTCAGCACTTGGCATTCCGAGCAACAGGATCGTCTGCAAATCCAAGAGGGTAGGTGGTGCTTTCGGAGGCAAAGCCTACCGTTCCACGCCCTATGCAACTGTCACGGCTGTAGCAGCAGTCAA GGTCGGATCCCCGGTCAGATTAATTCTGGACAGACACGAAGACATGATCAGCTCTGGGACCCGTCATCCTTACTTGGTCAAGTACAAAGTAGGATTCACTGACCACGGCAGGCTGACCGCTGTAGACGTTACCTACTACGCCAACATTGGCTTTGTGCTCGATATATCACAATCT GTCATGGTTACATCCTTACTGAAGTTTGAGAATGCTTACAAGATACCCAATGTTAGAGTGACTGGTATCTTTTGCAGAACCAACATTCCCTCGTGCACTGCCTTTAGAGCATTTGGTGCACCGCAGGCGATGATCGCCACGGAAACATGGATGAACGACATCGCCCGGATTTGTGGGATATCACCAGAAAAG GTTCGAGAACTGAATTTCTACAAGGAGGGAGATGCGACCCATCACAGCCAAGTTCTTCACGGTGTTACGTTATCCCGTTGCTGGGAGCAGTGCCTCACCCAGAGTAACCTTGCCACCAGGAGAATAAGTGTGGATAACTTCAACAA GGACAACAGATGGAAGAAAAGAGGTCTGGCAATAGTTCCGGTCAAATACGGGATCGCATATATCGGTTTGGTCAAGTTTATGAACCAG GGAGGTGCCTGCGTGCATATCTACAAGGATGGTGCGGTCCTGTTGTCCCACGGTGGAATCGAGATAGGTCAGGGGATGTACACTAAGATGCATCAGGTCGCCAGCCGAACTTTGGGAATTCCCATGGATAAATTCCATACCATCGACACAGCTACTGACAAAGTCCCTAACACATCGGGGACGGCAGCCAGTACCGGAACGGATTTGAATGGCATGGCAGTCAAG AATGCTTGTTTGAAAATCATGGATAGATTGAAACCTATTGTCGATAAGAATCCTTCTGGAACCTGGGAGGATTGG ATCTCTGAGGCCTATCATTCTCGAATCAGTCTATCAGCTACTGGGTTCTGGAG GACCCCTGACTTGGGTTACGACTTGCAAACCAATCAAGGAAACAATTTTAATTACTTTTGTTACGGGGCTGCAGCATCTGAGGTAGAGATAGACTGCTTGACGGGAGACCACGTGACCCTAAGAACGGATATCGTAATGGATGTGGGAGATAGCCTCAACCCAGCTATTGATGTCGGCCAG ATTGAAGGAGCATTCATGCAAGGCTATGGGTTGTTCCTATTGGAGGACTACCGTATCAACTCTGCTGGTCAACTTCTCACTATAGGACCCTCTGCGTACAAGATTCCAACCGTCAGGAACACTCCTGTAGAGTTTAATGTATCTCTACTGCATAATGCTGCAAATCCGAGATCAGTTTACTCATCAAAG GGTGTCGGTGAGCCTCCTCTTTTCTTGGCATCGTCTGTGTACTTTGCTGTGAAGGAAGCGATTTCATCAGCGAGGCTGGACGCACATCTGCCCGTAGAGTTTAGATTGGATTCACCAGCAATACCAGAGAGAATCAGACTGGCATGTCAAGATTCTATCCTCGGGGAG TTACCTGAAGAAGAGACAAGTAGCCCTTTCTTCCTCAGACCGTAA
- the LOC139970665 gene encoding xanthine dehydrogenase/oxidase-like isoform X1, producing MEADGGSKYCVFYFFCNGKKISDPEVDPSKTLSSYLRLNLDLKGTKVACQEGGCGACTVMVSSVNVTTGNILHTAVNSCLTPICSVYGMAITTIEGIGSVKKLHPVQERIAKAHGSQCGFCTPGFVMSMYTLLRNNPEPTMEEIETAIEGNLCRCTGYRPIIEGFRTFTKGNCDQRCTVGRCCQDNLLDSRQDGIKLTSTLFRPQEFIPYDPTQDIIFPPELMINQKEQQTSDECLIFTSRRVKWLRPLTLKSLLQAKERHPSAKLVIGNTDVGVEVKYSDKFYPIVIHAKHIPEMNQLKSVSDGIFIGSAITVTKLTKFIDEQMSCLNDSKATVLQAIKEMLSWFAGMQIRNVASVGGNIMSASPVSDLTTLFMASGATLHVASIKGSRTLALDDKFLIGQRKTAVRPNEVLIGVQVPFTKKNEFFYSFKQSRRKEDPVAVVKAGMMVAFKENTNVVSAIRVAFAGVAETVKLAERTMSELVGKAWTDDLLTLANKKLLEDYPLTPEAAGGMTKYRHSLVLGFFFKFYLRVLMSLNNTKLQIMSEIQPIPETWHSAVDGLSKRSYKSTQLFQEVPSSQSNMDPVGRPIVTISSIQQATGEARYLDDIPEVKGTLYLALVQSRSPHGIIRSIDFEAALSVEGVVDVVTAKDVPGRNTFGILSEDEELFATEKVHCIGQTVAGVLAKDEDTARRAAKLVKVEYENLEPVFTIKEAIAKGNILGEPVIITSGDPDNGLEMSDHVIEGEIAVGAQEHFYMETQRCMVIPQGEHDEIEVILSTQCLSPVQAAIVSALGIPSNRIVCKSKRVGGAFGGKAYRSTPYATVTAVAAVKVGSPVRLILDRHEDMISSGTRHPYLVKYKVGFTDHGRLTAVDVTYYANIGFVLDISQSVMVTSLLKFENAYKIPNVRVTGIFCRTNIPSCTAFRAFGAPQAMIATETWMNDIARICGISPEKVRELNFYKEGDATHHSQVLHGVTLSRCWEQCLTQSNLATRRISVDNFNKDNRWKKRGLAIVPVKYGIAYIGLVKFMNQGGACVHIYKDGAVLLSHGGIEIGQGMYTKMHQVASRTLGIPMDKFHTIDTATDKVPNTSGTAASTGTDLNGMAVKNACLKIMDRLKPIVDKNPSGTWEDWISEAYHSRISLSATGFWRTPDLGYDLQTNQGNNFNYFCYGAAASEVEIDCLTGDHVTLRTDIVMDVGDSLNPAIDVGQIEGAFMQGYGLFLLEDYRINSAGQLLTIGPSAYKIPTVRNTPVEFNVSLLHNAANPRSVYSSKGVGEPPLFLASSVYFAVKEAISSARLDAHLPVEFRLDSPAIPERIRLACQDSILGELPEEETSSPFFLRP from the exons ATGGAGGCTGATGGAGGTAGCAAATATTGTGTCTTTTACTTCTTCTGTAATGGCAAAAAG atttCAGATCCAGAAGTTGATCCATCGAAGACTCTCTCATCTTATCTTCGGTTGAATT TGGATCTAAAAGGAACAAAAGTAGCCTGCCAGGAAGGAGGATGTGGTGCCTGCACAGTGATGGTATCCTCGGTCAACGTGACGACTGGCAACATTCT ACATACAGCAGTAAATTCTTGTCTTACGCCTATTTGCAGTGTCTATGGCATGGCTATTACTACAATAGAAGGAATTGGGAGCGTCAAGAAGCTTCATCCCGTACAG GAGAGGATAGCTAAAGCCCATGGATCCCAGTGTGGGTTTTGCACCCCTGGATTTGTCATGTCTATGTACACCTTGCTTCGCAACAACCCAGAGCCCACAATGGAGGAAATCGAGACAGCCATAGAGGGCAACCTCTGTCGATGCACAGGGTATCGACCAATCATAGAAGGCTTCCGGACGTTTACAAAG GGAAACTGCGATCAGAGATGTACTGTGGGAAGGTGCTGCCAGGACAATTTGTTGGATAGTCGACAAGACGGTATCAAG CTGACGTCGACTTTGTTCAGACCACAGGAGTTTATTCCGTACGATCCTACACAAGACATTATATTCCCGCCAGAACTCATG ATAAACCAAAAAGAACAACAAACAAGTGATGAATGTCTTATCTTTACATCAAGGAGGGTCAAATGGCTCCGGCCTTTGACCCTCAAATCTTTACTGCAAGCAAAAGAGAGACATCCTTCGGCAAAGTTGGTGATTGGAAATACAGATGTTG GTGTGGAGGTAAAATATTCGGATAAATTTTATCCGATCGTCATCCACGCAAAGCACATCCCCGAGATGAATCAGCTGAAATCTGTGTCAGATGGAATCTTCATCGGATCTGCGATCACCGTCACGAAGCTCACCAAGTTCATCGACGAACAAATGTCGTGCTTGAATG ATTCCAAGGCTACAGTCCTGCAGGCTATCAAGGAGATGTTGAGTTGGTTTGCTGGTATGCAAATTCGCAATGTGGCT TCTGTTGGTGGTAACATCATGTCAGCCAGTCCCGTGTCTGACCTCACCACACTCTTCATGGCATCGGGAGCCACTTTGCATGTCGCTTCCATCAAAG GAAGCCGAACTTTAGCGTTGGATGACAAATTTCTTATCGGACAGAGGAAGACAGCTGTTCGTCCAAATGAAGTCTTGATCGGAGTTCAGGTTCCTTTTACAAAGAAG AATGAATTTTTCTACAGTTTCAAGCAATCGAGAAGGAAGGAAGATCCCGTAGCAGTCGTCAAGGCAGGTATGATGGTGGCTTTCAAAGAGAATACCAACGTCGTATCGGCAATAAGAGTCGCCTTCGCTGGCGTGGCAGAGACCGTCAAGCTGGCTGAAAGGACTATGTCAGAGTTAGTAGGAAA AGCCTGGACTGATGATCTGTTGACATTGGCTAATAAGAAACTCTTAGAAGATTACCCTTTGACCCCCGAAGCTGCTGGTGGCATGACAAAATACAGACACTCATTGGTCCTTGgattcttcttcaaattttatTTGCGGGTTTTGATGAGTCTGAACAATACGAAG TTACAGATTATGTCCGAAATACAGCCAATTCCTGAAACATGGCACTCTGCTGTTGATGGCTTATCCAAACGTTCTTACAAGAGCACACAACTCTTTCAG GAGGTGCCATCCTCTCAAAGTAATATGGATCCTGTTGGGAGACCTATAGTGACCATTTCATCTATTCAACAAGCTACAGGAGAGGCTAGATATTTGGATGATATTCCTGAAGTTAAAG GTACCTTGTATTTAGCTCTGGTTCAAAGCAGGTCTCCTCATGGAATCATCAG GTCAATAGATTTTGAGGCTGCCCTCTCTGTGGAAGGCGTGGTCGATGTGGTTACAGCTAAGGACGTCCCCGGAAGGAATACCTTTGGTATATTATCAGAGGACGAAGAACTGTTTGCCACAGAAAAG GTTCATTGCATTGGTCAGACTGTAGCAGGAGTTCTTGCCAAAGATGAAGATACAGCTAGGAGAGCTGCTAAACTAGTTAAGGTGGAGTACGAGAACCTAGAACCAGTCTTCACTATCAAG GAAGCCATTGCAAAAGGCAATATTTTGGGTGAACCTGTCATCATTACGAGTGGCGACCCTGATAACGGTCTCGAGATGTCCGATCACGTGATCGAAGGAGAGATTGCGGTCGGTGCTCAAGAGCATTTTTACATGGAGACACAAAGATGTATGGTGATACCTCAAGGAGAGCATGATGAAATTGAGGTCATCTTATCGACGCAATGTCTATCTCCGGTGCAG GCCGCCATAGTTTCAGCACTTGGCATTCCGAGCAACAGGATCGTCTGCAAATCCAAGAGGGTAGGTGGTGCTTTCGGAGGCAAAGCCTACCGTTCCACGCCCTATGCAACTGTCACGGCTGTAGCAGCAGTCAA GGTCGGATCCCCGGTCAGATTAATTCTGGACAGACACGAAGACATGATCAGCTCTGGGACCCGTCATCCTTACTTGGTCAAGTACAAAGTAGGATTCACTGACCACGGCAGGCTGACCGCTGTAGACGTTACCTACTACGCCAACATTGGCTTTGTGCTCGATATATCACAATCT GTCATGGTTACATCCTTACTGAAGTTTGAGAATGCTTACAAGATACCCAATGTTAGAGTGACTGGTATCTTTTGCAGAACCAACATTCCCTCGTGCACTGCCTTTAGAGCATTTGGTGCACCGCAGGCGATGATCGCCACGGAAACATGGATGAACGACATCGCCCGGATTTGTGGGATATCACCAGAAAAG GTTCGAGAACTGAATTTCTACAAGGAGGGAGATGCGACCCATCACAGCCAAGTTCTTCACGGTGTTACGTTATCCCGTTGCTGGGAGCAGTGCCTCACCCAGAGTAACCTTGCCACCAGGAGAATAAGTGTGGATAACTTCAACAA GGACAACAGATGGAAGAAAAGAGGTCTGGCAATAGTTCCGGTCAAATACGGGATCGCATATATCGGTTTGGTCAAGTTTATGAACCAG GGAGGTGCCTGCGTGCATATCTACAAGGATGGTGCGGTCCTGTTGTCCCACGGTGGAATCGAGATAGGTCAGGGGATGTACACTAAGATGCATCAGGTCGCCAGCCGAACTTTGGGAATTCCCATGGATAAATTCCATACCATCGACACAGCTACTGACAAAGTCCCTAACACATCGGGGACGGCAGCCAGTACCGGAACGGATTTGAATGGCATGGCAGTCAAG AATGCTTGTTTGAAAATCATGGATAGATTGAAACCTATTGTCGATAAGAATCCTTCTGGAACCTGGGAGGATTGG ATCTCTGAGGCCTATCATTCTCGAATCAGTCTATCAGCTACTGGGTTCTGGAG GACCCCTGACTTGGGTTACGACTTGCAAACCAATCAAGGAAACAATTTTAATTACTTTTGTTACGGGGCTGCAGCATCTGAGGTAGAGATAGACTGCTTGACGGGAGACCACGTGACCCTAAGAACGGATATCGTAATGGATGTGGGAGATAGCCTCAACCCAGCTATTGATGTCGGCCAG ATTGAAGGAGCATTCATGCAAGGCTATGGGTTGTTCCTATTGGAGGACTACCGTATCAACTCTGCTGGTCAACTTCTCACTATAGGACCCTCTGCGTACAAGATTCCAACCGTCAGGAACACTCCTGTAGAGTTTAATGTATCTCTACTGCATAATGCTGCAAATCCGAGATCAGTTTACTCATCAAAG GGTGTCGGTGAGCCTCCTCTTTTCTTGGCATCGTCTGTGTACTTTGCTGTGAAGGAAGCGATTTCATCAGCGAGGCTGGACGCACATCTGCCCGTAGAGTTTAGATTGGATTCACCAGCAATACCAGAGAGAATCAGACTGGCATGTCAAGATTCTATCCTCGGGGAG TTACCTGAAGAAGAGACAAGTAGCCCTTTCTTCCTCAGACCGTAA